In Candidatus Bipolaricaulota bacterium, the following proteins share a genomic window:
- a CDS encoding ribbon-helix-helix protein, CopG family has translation MATLTERLELRLPPELMRLLRQEAQRQGVSVAQLVREAIESSLIGDRQARIQAAEELFQVEAPVSEWPKMKKEIEEAHLGLNKS, from the coding sequence ATGGCCACGCTGACGGAACGGCTTGAGTTGCGACTTCCCCCGGAGCTCATGCGGTTGCTCCGGCAGGAGGCCCAACGACAGGGGGTTTCGGTGGCGCAACTCGTGCGGGAGGCCATCGAATCCTCACTTATAGGAGACCGGCAGGCCCGGATTCAGGCGGCTGAGGAGTTGTTCCAGGTAGAAGCTCCCGTCTCCGAATGGCCGAAAATGAAGAAAGAGATAGAGGAAGCTCACCTCGGGCTCAATAAGTCATGA